One Leptolyngbya sp. SIO1E4 genomic window, GATCGAGTTACACCTGGAAACCATTCTAGAAATTGATCAATTGAAGCCCCGTCTTTAAGATTTTCAAAAAAGGCGGATACCGGAACACGGGTCCCCTTAAAAACCCATGTACCGCTCACCTTATCAGGATGGCGCTCAAGCATATCCAAAGGGTTAGTATGTTCCATCGACTGACTGTTTTTAGTTTCTTATTGTTCTATTCTTCCTCAACCTTAAGGGGGGTGGACAAAGTTTCGCATTTTGGTTGCGCTCTCAACAATCCTAAAGTTCCTCGTTCCCCGGCTCTGCCGGGTAAACAGCGCTGTGGCTCTGGCACAAAATTGGAGGCGGAGCCTCAAGTGAAAGTGCGTAGCCAGAAGCTCGGCACTAGAAAGTACACTGTACTGACTCATAGCGGCATTCCCCGCTCAATGGCAGCTTGCACATGGGGACTAGCCGACTCTGCTGGCACCAGGTCAATCGAAAATTCAGGAAGTTTTAGTAGCTGAGCCACGGCCTCAATGTAATCTGCGGGGGGCAGATCCCAAACTGCGATATCCAGATCAGAGTTTTCGTGAAAGGCTGCGTTATCGAGGACAGAGCCAAATAAAACCACCCGACTGACGCCAAAGGTTTCTCGGAGTACGCGGGCGGCTACTTTCGCTAACTGAATGCCTCGGGCTTGCCTTTGATGGAGCTGTTCCTGCTGGTGCCGCTGTCGTTTTTTAGCCGTTGCAATGTAGGCCTGCATTTTGTCGGCTGGCGTGGGTTCCATGGGCAAGCACCTTCTCCGCGTCTTTCCCTGAAACGATTCTATTTTCGACTTGCTGAATGATCGTTTGCAAGACTTTCTCAGCGGCGGCTTCAACCGCAGGGGAAAGTGTCCAGCCGAAGTCTAAAGTCTCAGCTTCGATCAGGTAGACCGTGACCTGGGTGGGAAACGTGTCTTTGAAAATTTTGCGTCCGGCGGCGATCGCGTGGTCCCATCTAAAATCGTGCAGGTTATAGCTGGGCTGGGGTAGCTGTTCTAGCACTGCCCCTGGCACCTCGTATACCGCCCCGGGGTCTGAACTGGTCTGGCTGGCGTCAATAATGATTAATTCACGGCTGCCCCGCGCCTGAAACATAACATCAATACCCGCTGTGCCACAGTCAAAGACGCGCACGTCGGGTACGGGGTTTTCAGTTAGATATTGCTGTAGCCGCTGGGCGATCAAAACCCCGACCCCATCGTCGGAACGATTAAGGTTGCCACAGCCGATGATTGTCAACATGGATATCAATAAAAGAAAAGGCAGAAAGCAGAAGGCAGAAGGCAGAAAGAAAAGGCAGAAAGCAGAAGGCAGAAGGCAGAGAGGGAGGATGGATTGGGTTCCTGCCTACTGCATTTTGGATTAAGGAACCGGGTTTCTTTGAGTCAGATATTCCTGCTCGTGAATGGTTAGACCTCTTTCACGAATAAAGTGGGACCCCCTTCCGTTTGCTTTGGAGAATGGGTATTAAGGGGGCGTTATAGGATTGATGCAAGTGGTCTGTTCTCTAAGAAACCCGATTCCTGGATCAGGCGGTTCTAAACCGGGCCAGTTCTTCCCCGGTTTTGTCGTCGTGGGCGTGGACGGTACACACCAGACAGGAATCAAAGGAGCGGGCGACGTGGCCGACTTCGACCGGATCGTTTGGATCGGCAATGGGTGTACCGACAAGCGCTTCTTCGATGGGCCCACGGACGCCGTCAGCATCGCGTGGCCCGACGTTCCAGGTGGTGGGGGCGATGATCTGATAGTTCTTGATCTTGCCGCCTTCCACTTCTACCCAGTGGCACAGGGCTCCCCGAGCTGCCTCGGTGGCTCCCCAACCACGACCATCGGTTTCCGTCGGCTTGATGTAGAACGGTTCCTTGAGTCGGAACTCCCGTAGGCAGTGCTCAGCCTGGCGATAGAGCTTCACGATCTCATGCACCCGAGCCAACTGCCGCAGGTGAATACTGGGGCCGCCCATTTTCTTGAAGGCATCCAGAATGAACCCGTCGTAGTGCTGCCAATCTTCACCGTGGCGACCGCCTGCAACTAGCTGCCGGGCCAGTGGCCCCGCTTCTAAGCGGCCCGACTCGATATGACGGACTGCCGTAGACCAGGAGTAAGCCCCGTCATAGTCGTGACTGTTGTTGGCCGTGGGCTGCACCGTGCGGTCAAAGGGGTGAATGTCGGCAATCCCTTCGTCATACCAGGCGTGGGCGGTGTTCTCCCGAGCAAAGTCTTGCTGCATCAGCTGGTGGGTGTCAGTGAAGCTGTCGTAGACGCCGCTCTTCATAATCAGGGCAGCATTGCGGCTTTCGATGGTGGGTTTTTGGTAGCGGTCTTCGTGGGGCAGATACCCCCAAGTCACGTAGCGACCGCAGCCACCGCCGTAGGTATCGAGCCCAATATCGAGGCCCATGCGCCAGTAGAAGCCCAGGTCAGAGTTGGCATGTTCGGGCTTTTCATCAATCCAGGCCATGAAGTCGTCATAGGTCTGAATTTGTTCATACCGCTCTAGGGAGCAGCCTAGCCAGACGGGCTCCAGCCAATTGGTGCGGAAGTATTCCAAAATTGACCAGGCACGGGTGATATCCGTCAGTGTGGGGGCACACATGACGCCCCCAGGCACCATATAGCTGGAATGGGGCCATTGCCCGCCAAGCAGCGCGTAGATTTCAACGGGCTTGCCGGAAATGGTGACCCCAAGTTCATAGGAAGTGCCCGTGTAGGGGGCAAAGCGACGACAGGCTTCTTCGTAGAAGGCGCTGTTTTGGTATTTCTTGTTGGTCAGGTCGATGGCGTATAGCCCATAGAAATAGCGCGGGATGCTCTGAATCGACTCAGCAAGCTGGCCCAAGTTTCTGGCCAAAATGGCGTTGCGAGGCACCTCAGTGCCCCAGGCCGTATCCAGTGCCCAAGAGGCGCAGGTGAGGTGAGAGCCGCCACAAATGCCGCAGGCCCGGGGGGTTACAATGAGCCCGGCCTGGGGGTCTTTGCCTTTGAGAATAATCTCAAAGCCGCGAAACAATTCGGCCCGAGTCCAGGCGTTGACCACTTGGCCGTCGCGAATGTCTACGCGCACGTCGAGGTCTCCCTCAACCCTCCCGACGGGTGAAATGTCTAAGGTTTGAATGGCTGATGTTGCAGTCATAAATTTCGAGTGAATAGTGGAGCGCTATACGGTGAAAATGTCGTCTTCGGCCCAGGCGGGCATGGCGTCTTTGGCCACCACCGTGAGCAGGGCGTAGTCTTTTTTGTTGACCCCTGTGGGCAGCTCTTTGGGTACGCCCATGATGGTCTGGGTTTTGAAGACAGTGCCGGGTGCCAGGTCATGGAAGGGGAATTCGGGCTCGGTACAGCCTAGACAAGGCATGCCTGCCCGAGTTTTAGACGACACCCGATTCCATAGAATTCGGTTGCAGGAAGAGTGCGTCATTGGCCCCCGGCAGCCCAGGTCATAGAAGAGGCAGCCGGTGCGCTGGCTAAATTCATCGCTGGAGGCTTTGTAGGCAAAGTGAATGTTGCGGGTGCAGCCTGTTTGCGTAAAGCTCTTGAAGAAGGTTTGGGGCCGGTTAAATTCGTCTAGGGTGATGTCGTCTAGGCGACCCGTGGCGATCGCCACCAGAATCTGCGTCATCCAGTCGGGGTGAGCTGGGCAGCCGGGAATGTTAATCACCGGGAAGCCTGCCTGGGATTTATAGTCAGTGCCCAGGGCGCCCCCAGCCTCACGCTTCAGGAACTGCAATCCCTCCGATTGACTAGGATTGGGCGCCATCGCTGGAATCCCGCCCCAGGTGGCGCAATCACCCACAGCCACGACAAACTTTGCCACCCCCGCCAGGTCGTGGACCCAGTCTTTCATGGGGCGATCTGCAAAGCGATTCCACTCGCCGGTGCCATTGGGGGCATTTACCACTGACCCCTCAAACACCAAAATATCTAGGGGTGTTTCCCCAGAGAGGCACTGACGCAGCAGCCGCTGCAGGTTGTCTCCTAACTCCATCCCTAGGGATGGATGCCAGAGCACGTTAATGCCAAAGTCCGTCACTAAGTCGCAAACGCTTGGTTCTTCTGCGTTTAAAAACGACATCGTGTTTCCAGAGCAGGCACCGCCCTGGAGCCACAACACATTTGCCATGGGTCACCTCAGTTCAGAAGGATACTGTGCTTCTGCCTCTGATCCGCCCACTTATCCACTTTTATCTTCTATAACATTGATAGCCATTCATATATATCAATTAGTATTTGGAAGATTGTAATAAACCTGAAAAATTGTTGCTTTTTATTGCATTCCCAAGCAGGTTCAGAGACAGTGAAGCCGCTGATAAACTGTTCAAACCTTCTTAGTCAATGCCTTTGAAAGATTTTTGTAGGGCGGCTGTTC contains:
- a CDS encoding nucleotidyltransferase domain-containing protein — encoded protein: MEPTPADKMQAYIATAKKRQRHQQEQLHQRQARGIQLAKVAARVLRETFGVSRVVLFGSVLDNAAFHENSDLDIAVWDLPPADYIEAVAQLLKLPEFSIDLVPAESASPHVQAAIERGMPL
- a CDS encoding nickel-dependent hydrogenase large subunit codes for the protein MTATSAIQTLDISPVGRVEGDLDVRVDIRDGQVVNAWTRAELFRGFEIILKGKDPQAGLIVTPRACGICGGSHLTCASWALDTAWGTEVPRNAILARNLGQLAESIQSIPRYFYGLYAIDLTNKKYQNSAFYEEACRRFAPYTGTSYELGVTISGKPVEIYALLGGQWPHSSYMVPGGVMCAPTLTDITRAWSILEYFRTNWLEPVWLGCSLERYEQIQTYDDFMAWIDEKPEHANSDLGFYWRMGLDIGLDTYGGGCGRYVTWGYLPHEDRYQKPTIESRNAALIMKSGVYDSFTDTHQLMQQDFARENTAHAWYDEGIADIHPFDRTVQPTANNSHDYDGAYSWSTAVRHIESGRLEAGPLARQLVAGGRHGEDWQHYDGFILDAFKKMGGPSIHLRQLARVHEIVKLYRQAEHCLREFRLKEPFYIKPTETDGRGWGATEAARGALCHWVEVEGGKIKNYQIIAPTTWNVGPRDADGVRGPIEEALVGTPIADPNDPVEVGHVARSFDSCLVCTVHAHDDKTGEELARFRTA
- a CDS encoding hydrogenase small subunit, translated to MANVLWLQGGACSGNTMSFLNAEEPSVCDLVTDFGINVLWHPSLGMELGDNLQRLLRQCLSGETPLDILVFEGSVVNAPNGTGEWNRFADRPMKDWVHDLAGVAKFVVAVGDCATWGGIPAMAPNPSQSEGLQFLKREAGGALGTDYKSQAGFPVINIPGCPAHPDWMTQILVAIATGRLDDITLDEFNRPQTFFKSFTQTGCTRNIHFAYKASSDEFSQRTGCLFYDLGCRGPMTHSSCNRILWNRVSSKTRAGMPCLGCTEPEFPFHDLAPGTVFKTQTIMGVPKELPTGVNKKDYALLTVVAKDAMPAWAEDDIFTV
- a CDS encoding DUF433 domain-containing protein; the protein is MEHTNPLDMLERHPDKVSGTWVFKGTRVPVSAFFENLKDGASIDQFLEWFPGVTRSQVEALLDYELAVLGIYLLASYQAAN
- a CDS encoding hydrogenase maturation protease, coding for MLTIIGCGNLNRSDDGVGVLIAQRLQQYLTENPVPDVRVFDCGTAGIDVMFQARGSRELIIIDASQTSSDPGAVYEVPGAVLEQLPQPSYNLHDFRWDHAIAAGRKIFKDTFPTQVTVYLIEAETLDFGWTLSPAVEAAAEKVLQTIIQQVENRIVSGKDAEKVLAHGTHASRQNAGLHCNG